A single region of the Cyclopterus lumpus isolate fCycLum1 chromosome 16, fCycLum1.pri, whole genome shotgun sequence genome encodes:
- the arnt gene encoding aryl hydrocarbon receptor nuclear translocator isoform X4: MLFQTDMTSSNTELTDPNLGLGASGTQESGGAVVPKGTNKRRAAPDFDDDDDDDEGNKLFRENHSEIERRRRNKMTAYITELSDMVPTCSALARKPDKLTILRMAVSHMKALRGSGSTNSDGSYKPSFLTDQELKHLILEAADGFLFVVSCETGRIVYVSDSLTPVLNQAQSEWLGSSLYDQLHPDDTEKLREQLSTAENNNTGRMLDLKTGTVKKEGQQASSRMSMGARRSFICRMRCGSCPVEPLSMNRLNFLRNRNRNGLGTAKEGEPQYVVVHCTGYIKSWPPSGVSLTDDESDNTQGSRFCLVAIGRLQVTCCPGDTDVNSISVPVEFISRHNCQGMFTFVDHRCLAAIGYQPQDLLGKNILEFAYPEDQGLLRDSFQQVVKLKGQVLSVMFRFRSKSREWIWMRTSSFTFQNPFSEEIEYIICTNVNVNRNSTQDPLPPISSPVGALSPSLGQSSPNCPPVMLGPGQVAARQLQQQAELEGGGSRDGLYEAGPTALSQMPVTAAGPDPSKSLEKPELYPSLFQGPDQTKGLPSISTPTAQIYPSANSFDAGRSNDAYRPVSMTPQMAPPAHSAGQMLAQMSRQNGAPQSVTPSSTVSPLHGGPSGGWPGAAAGVRPQFNNQQVAPQAAKTMPPQFAPMGGFGSSSSNSFGQMPTGAAPTPTNNANYPPINAHAGLNGNGYDGSRSGPQFPSRAAEAVWPQWQGQQHSLSNAEQHPHAQCNQQDIFPDVLSMLDQPANFNGDDFEIPMYPAFDQ, from the exons atgttatttCAGACGGACATGACCTCTTCAAACACAG AGTTAACAGACCCAAATCTGGGTCTGGGGGCAAGTGGGACCCAAGAAAGTGGCGGGGCTGTTGTACCAAAAGGGACCAACAAAAGAAGAGCTGc GCCAGACtttgatgatgacgatgatgacgacgaaGGAAACAAGTTGTTCAG GGAGAACCACAGTGAGATTGAGAGGCGAAGGCGGAACAAGATGACTGCCTACATCACAGAATTGTCCGACATGGTGCCCACCTGCAGTGCACTAGCAAGGAAGCCAGACAAACTAACTATCCTGCGAATGGCCGTGTCCCATATGAAGGCTCTAAGGGGAAGTGGCAGTACTAACTCGGATGGGTCGTACAAACCTTCCTTTCTCACTGACCAG GAACTGAAGCACCTCATCTTGGAGGCAGCCGACGGCTTCCTGTTTGTGGTGTCATGCGAGACTGGCCGCATTGTTTACGTCTCTGACTCCCTGACACCTGTCCTCAACCAGGCACAGTCTGAATGGCTGGGCTCCTCCTTGTATGATCAGCTCCACCCGGATGATACAGAAAAGCTCAGAGAGCAGCTCTCTACTGCCGAGAATAACAACACGG GGAGGATGTTGGACTTGAAGACAGGAACAGTAAAGAAAGAAGGCCAGCAGGCATCTTCTAGAATGAGTATGGGAGCCCGTCGATCATTCATCTGCAGAATGAG GTGTGGCTCTTGTCCCGTGGAACCGTTGTCCATGAACAGACTGAACTTCCTGAGGAATAGAAACAG GAATGGTTTGGGTACAGCTAAGGAAGGCGAGCCCCAGTATGTAGTGGTCCACTGTACAGGATACATCAAGTCCTGGCCCCCTTCAG gaGTATCATTAACAGATGATGAATCAGACAACACTCAGGGGAGTCGCTTCTGTCTGGTTGCAATTGGGCGATTACAG GTAACTTGTTGCCCAGGTGACACAGACGTCAACAGTATTAGTGTTCCAGTGGAGTTCATCTCGCGCCATAACTGTCAGGGCATGTTCACCTTCGTAGACCACCGCTGCTTGGCAGCTATCGGCTACCAGCCACAG GACTTATTGGGGAAGAACATTCTCGAGTTTGCCTACCCTGAAGACCAGGGCTTACTAAGAGACAGCTTCCAACAG GTGGTGAAGCTGAAGGGCCAGGTCCTGTCAGTGATGTTTCGGTTTCGCTCCAAATCGAGAGAATGGATCTGGATGAGAACCAGCTCCTTCACCTTCCAGAACCCGTTTTCAGAGGAGATTGAGTATATCATCTGTACCAATGTCAATGTCAA TAGAAACTCAACTCAGGACCCCCTCCCACCCATCTCTTCCCCAGTGGGTGCGCTTTCCCCCTCCCTGGGTCAGAGCAGTCCAAACTGCCCTCCTGTAATGCTCGGCCCTGGGCAGGTGGCTGCCAG GCAGTTGCAGCAGCAGGCCGAGCTAGAGGGAGGTGGATCCAGAGACGGTCTCTATGAGGCAGGACCAACCGCCCTCTCACAG ATGCCAGTGACAGCGGCGGGTCCCGACCCTAGCAAGAGCCTTGAGAAGCCCGAGCTGTACCCCTCCCTTTTCCAAGGCCCAGATCAAACCAAAGGCCTGCCCTCCATCTCTACTCCCACCGCACAGATCTACCCTTCAGCCAATAGCTTCGATGCTGGTCGTTCCAATGATGCATACAG GCCGGTCAGCATGACTCCACAGATGGCACCGCCAGCCCACTCGGCAGGGCAGATGCTGGCTCAGATGTCTCGTCAGAATGGAGCCCCTCAGTCGGTCACCCCCTCCAGCACTGTCAGCCCCCTTCATGGAGGACCATCTGGAGGATGGCCTGGAGCCGCAGCTGGAGTCAGACCACAATTTAATAACCAG CAGGTGGCTCCACAAGCTGCAAAGACCATGCCTCCGCAGTTTGCTCCCATGGGAGGATTTGGCAGTAGCTCTTCCAACTCTTTTGGCCAGATGCCGACAGGTGCTGCTCCCACCCCAACCAACAATGCAAACTACCCACCCATTAATGCACATGCCGGCCTCAACGGCAATGGTTATG ATGGTTCTCGGTCCGGGCCGCAGTTTCCCTCTCGAGCAGCAGAGGCAGTGTGGCCCCAGTGGCAAGGCCAGCAGCACTCGCTGAGTAATGCAGAGCAGCATCCTCATGCTCAGTGCAACCAGCAAGACATTTTTCCT GATGTGTTGTCTATGCTGGACCAGCCTGCCAACTTCAACGGCGATGACTTTGAGATTCCCATGTACCCCGCGTTTGATCAGTGA
- the arnt gene encoding aryl hydrocarbon receptor nuclear translocator isoform X5: MLFQTDMTSSNTELTDPNLGLGASGTQESGGAVVPKGTNKRRAAPDFDDDDDDDEGNKLFRCDDETLGGNDKERFARENHSEIERRRRNKMTAYITELSDMVPTCSALARKPDKLTILRMAVSHMKALRGSGSTNSDGSYKPSFLTDQELKHLILEAADGFLFVVSCETGRIVYVSDSLTPVLNQAQSEWLGSSLYDQLHPDDTEKLREQLSTAENNNTGRMLDLKTGTVKKEGQQASSRMSMGARRSFICRMRCGSCPVEPLSMNRLNFLRNRNRNGLGTAKEGEPQYVVVHCTGYIKSWPPSGVSLTDDESDNTQGSRFCLVAIGRLQVTCCPGDTDVNSISVPVEFISRHNCQGMFTFVDHRCLAAIGYQPQDLLGKNILEFAYPEDQGLLRDSFQQVVKLKGQVLSVMFRFRSKSREWIWMRTSSFTFQNPFSEEIEYIICTNVNVKQLQQQAELEGGGSRDGLYEAGPTALSQMPVTAAGPDPSKSLEKPELYPSLFQGPDQTKGLPSISTPTAQIYPSANSFDAGRSNDAYRPVSMTPQMAPPAHSAGQMLAQMSRQNGAPQSVTPSSTVSPLHGGPSGGWPGAAAGVRPQFNNQVAPQAAKTMPPQFAPMGGFGSSSSNSFGQMPTGAAPTPTNNANYPPINAHAGLNGNGYDGSRSGPQFPSRAAEAVWPQWQGQQHSLSNAEQHPHAQCNQQDIFPDVLSMLDQPANFNGDDFEIPMYPAFDQ, encoded by the exons atgttatttCAGACGGACATGACCTCTTCAAACACAG AGTTAACAGACCCAAATCTGGGTCTGGGGGCAAGTGGGACCCAAGAAAGTGGCGGGGCTGTTGTACCAAAAGGGACCAACAAAAGAAGAGCTGc GCCAGACtttgatgatgacgatgatgacgacgaaGGAAACAAGTTGTTCAG gTGTGACGATGAAACATTAGGCGGCAATGACAAAGAGCGCTTTGCCAG GGAGAACCACAGTGAGATTGAGAGGCGAAGGCGGAACAAGATGACTGCCTACATCACAGAATTGTCCGACATGGTGCCCACCTGCAGTGCACTAGCAAGGAAGCCAGACAAACTAACTATCCTGCGAATGGCCGTGTCCCATATGAAGGCTCTAAGGGGAAGTGGCAGTACTAACTCGGATGGGTCGTACAAACCTTCCTTTCTCACTGACCAG GAACTGAAGCACCTCATCTTGGAGGCAGCCGACGGCTTCCTGTTTGTGGTGTCATGCGAGACTGGCCGCATTGTTTACGTCTCTGACTCCCTGACACCTGTCCTCAACCAGGCACAGTCTGAATGGCTGGGCTCCTCCTTGTATGATCAGCTCCACCCGGATGATACAGAAAAGCTCAGAGAGCAGCTCTCTACTGCCGAGAATAACAACACGG GGAGGATGTTGGACTTGAAGACAGGAACAGTAAAGAAAGAAGGCCAGCAGGCATCTTCTAGAATGAGTATGGGAGCCCGTCGATCATTCATCTGCAGAATGAG GTGTGGCTCTTGTCCCGTGGAACCGTTGTCCATGAACAGACTGAACTTCCTGAGGAATAGAAACAG GAATGGTTTGGGTACAGCTAAGGAAGGCGAGCCCCAGTATGTAGTGGTCCACTGTACAGGATACATCAAGTCCTGGCCCCCTTCAG gaGTATCATTAACAGATGATGAATCAGACAACACTCAGGGGAGTCGCTTCTGTCTGGTTGCAATTGGGCGATTACAG GTAACTTGTTGCCCAGGTGACACAGACGTCAACAGTATTAGTGTTCCAGTGGAGTTCATCTCGCGCCATAACTGTCAGGGCATGTTCACCTTCGTAGACCACCGCTGCTTGGCAGCTATCGGCTACCAGCCACAG GACTTATTGGGGAAGAACATTCTCGAGTTTGCCTACCCTGAAGACCAGGGCTTACTAAGAGACAGCTTCCAACAG GTGGTGAAGCTGAAGGGCCAGGTCCTGTCAGTGATGTTTCGGTTTCGCTCCAAATCGAGAGAATGGATCTGGATGAGAACCAGCTCCTTCACCTTCCAGAACCCGTTTTCAGAGGAGATTGAGTATATCATCTGTACCAATGTCAATGTCAA GCAGTTGCAGCAGCAGGCCGAGCTAGAGGGAGGTGGATCCAGAGACGGTCTCTATGAGGCAGGACCAACCGCCCTCTCACAG ATGCCAGTGACAGCGGCGGGTCCCGACCCTAGCAAGAGCCTTGAGAAGCCCGAGCTGTACCCCTCCCTTTTCCAAGGCCCAGATCAAACCAAAGGCCTGCCCTCCATCTCTACTCCCACCGCACAGATCTACCCTTCAGCCAATAGCTTCGATGCTGGTCGTTCCAATGATGCATACAG GCCGGTCAGCATGACTCCACAGATGGCACCGCCAGCCCACTCGGCAGGGCAGATGCTGGCTCAGATGTCTCGTCAGAATGGAGCCCCTCAGTCGGTCACCCCCTCCAGCACTGTCAGCCCCCTTCATGGAGGACCATCTGGAGGATGGCCTGGAGCCGCAGCTGGAGTCAGACCACAATTTAATAACCAG GTGGCTCCACAAGCTGCAAAGACCATGCCTCCGCAGTTTGCTCCCATGGGAGGATTTGGCAGTAGCTCTTCCAACTCTTTTGGCCAGATGCCGACAGGTGCTGCTCCCACCCCAACCAACAATGCAAACTACCCACCCATTAATGCACATGCCGGCCTCAACGGCAATGGTTATG ATGGTTCTCGGTCCGGGCCGCAGTTTCCCTCTCGAGCAGCAGAGGCAGTGTGGCCCCAGTGGCAAGGCCAGCAGCACTCGCTGAGTAATGCAGAGCAGCATCCTCATGCTCAGTGCAACCAGCAAGACATTTTTCCT GATGTGTTGTCTATGCTGGACCAGCCTGCCAACTTCAACGGCGATGACTTTGAGATTCCCATGTACCCCGCGTTTGATCAGTGA
- the arnt gene encoding aryl hydrocarbon receptor nuclear translocator isoform X7, which yields MTAYITELSDMVPTCSALARKPDKLTILRMAVSHMKALRGSGSTNSDGSYKPSFLTDQELKHLILEAADGFLFVVSCETGRIVYVSDSLTPVLNQAQSEWLGSSLYDQLHPDDTEKLREQLSTAENNNTGRMLDLKTGTVKKEGQQASSRMSMGARRSFICRMRCGSCPVEPLSMNRLNFLRNRNRNGLGTAKEGEPQYVVVHCTGYIKSWPPSGVSLTDDESDNTQGSRFCLVAIGRLQVTCCPGDTDVNSISVPVEFISRHNCQGMFTFVDHRCLAAIGYQPQDLLGKNILEFAYPEDQGLLRDSFQQVVKLKGQVLSVMFRFRSKSREWIWMRTSSFTFQNPFSEEIEYIICTNVNVNRNSTQDPLPPISSPVGALSPSLGQSSPNCPPVMLGPGQVAARQLQQQAELEGGGSRDGLYEAGPTALSQMPVTAAGPDPSKSLEKPELYPSLFQGPDQTKGLPSISTPTAQIYPSANSFDAGRSNDAYRPVSMTPQMAPPAHSAGQMLAQMSRQNGAPQSVTPSSTVSPLHGGPSGGWPGAAAGVRPQFNNQQVAPQAAKTMPPQFAPMGGFGSSSSNSFGQMPTGAAPTPTNNANYPPINAHAGLNGNGYDGSRSGPQFPSRAAEAVWPQWQGQQHSLSNAEQHPHAQCNQQDIFPDVLSMLDQPANFNGDDFEIPMYPAFDQ from the exons ATGACTGCCTACATCACAGAATTGTCCGACATGGTGCCCACCTGCAGTGCACTAGCAAGGAAGCCAGACAAACTAACTATCCTGCGAATGGCCGTGTCCCATATGAAGGCTCTAAGGGGAAGTGGCAGTACTAACTCGGATGGGTCGTACAAACCTTCCTTTCTCACTGACCAG GAACTGAAGCACCTCATCTTGGAGGCAGCCGACGGCTTCCTGTTTGTGGTGTCATGCGAGACTGGCCGCATTGTTTACGTCTCTGACTCCCTGACACCTGTCCTCAACCAGGCACAGTCTGAATGGCTGGGCTCCTCCTTGTATGATCAGCTCCACCCGGATGATACAGAAAAGCTCAGAGAGCAGCTCTCTACTGCCGAGAATAACAACACGG GGAGGATGTTGGACTTGAAGACAGGAACAGTAAAGAAAGAAGGCCAGCAGGCATCTTCTAGAATGAGTATGGGAGCCCGTCGATCATTCATCTGCAGAATGAG GTGTGGCTCTTGTCCCGTGGAACCGTTGTCCATGAACAGACTGAACTTCCTGAGGAATAGAAACAG GAATGGTTTGGGTACAGCTAAGGAAGGCGAGCCCCAGTATGTAGTGGTCCACTGTACAGGATACATCAAGTCCTGGCCCCCTTCAG gaGTATCATTAACAGATGATGAATCAGACAACACTCAGGGGAGTCGCTTCTGTCTGGTTGCAATTGGGCGATTACAG GTAACTTGTTGCCCAGGTGACACAGACGTCAACAGTATTAGTGTTCCAGTGGAGTTCATCTCGCGCCATAACTGTCAGGGCATGTTCACCTTCGTAGACCACCGCTGCTTGGCAGCTATCGGCTACCAGCCACAG GACTTATTGGGGAAGAACATTCTCGAGTTTGCCTACCCTGAAGACCAGGGCTTACTAAGAGACAGCTTCCAACAG GTGGTGAAGCTGAAGGGCCAGGTCCTGTCAGTGATGTTTCGGTTTCGCTCCAAATCGAGAGAATGGATCTGGATGAGAACCAGCTCCTTCACCTTCCAGAACCCGTTTTCAGAGGAGATTGAGTATATCATCTGTACCAATGTCAATGTCAA TAGAAACTCAACTCAGGACCCCCTCCCACCCATCTCTTCCCCAGTGGGTGCGCTTTCCCCCTCCCTGGGTCAGAGCAGTCCAAACTGCCCTCCTGTAATGCTCGGCCCTGGGCAGGTGGCTGCCAG GCAGTTGCAGCAGCAGGCCGAGCTAGAGGGAGGTGGATCCAGAGACGGTCTCTATGAGGCAGGACCAACCGCCCTCTCACAG ATGCCAGTGACAGCGGCGGGTCCCGACCCTAGCAAGAGCCTTGAGAAGCCCGAGCTGTACCCCTCCCTTTTCCAAGGCCCAGATCAAACCAAAGGCCTGCCCTCCATCTCTACTCCCACCGCACAGATCTACCCTTCAGCCAATAGCTTCGATGCTGGTCGTTCCAATGATGCATACAG GCCGGTCAGCATGACTCCACAGATGGCACCGCCAGCCCACTCGGCAGGGCAGATGCTGGCTCAGATGTCTCGTCAGAATGGAGCCCCTCAGTCGGTCACCCCCTCCAGCACTGTCAGCCCCCTTCATGGAGGACCATCTGGAGGATGGCCTGGAGCCGCAGCTGGAGTCAGACCACAATTTAATAACCAG CAGGTGGCTCCACAAGCTGCAAAGACCATGCCTCCGCAGTTTGCTCCCATGGGAGGATTTGGCAGTAGCTCTTCCAACTCTTTTGGCCAGATGCCGACAGGTGCTGCTCCCACCCCAACCAACAATGCAAACTACCCACCCATTAATGCACATGCCGGCCTCAACGGCAATGGTTATG ATGGTTCTCGGTCCGGGCCGCAGTTTCCCTCTCGAGCAGCAGAGGCAGTGTGGCCCCAGTGGCAAGGCCAGCAGCACTCGCTGAGTAATGCAGAGCAGCATCCTCATGCTCAGTGCAACCAGCAAGACATTTTTCCT GATGTGTTGTCTATGCTGGACCAGCCTGCCAACTTCAACGGCGATGACTTTGAGATTCCCATGTACCCCGCGTTTGATCAGTGA